DNA sequence from the Pempheris klunzingeri isolate RE-2024b chromosome 9, fPemKlu1.hap1, whole genome shotgun sequence genome:
CCTTATCCCAACTCTTGAGTGGCTGCCCCCTtaccccccccgccccccctccaAGCCTCAGAAACTGGACTGTGAAACAGCTCTCCCCATTCATAAAGCTTACTCTTGTTAAGCtcaagcagcagcattctgaaTTTGATTGATTCTTGCTTTTTGATcaattatcttttattttttcaaatagtgtCAAGCAATTTGTAAGGGGCACTAAATATTTTGACTgattgtgtgaaaatgtatttttggaaTCCATGTTTAAAGTCACATCACTTTTAAACCAAAATcaattgaaatatatatatatatgtatatatatatatatcttttttttctgtcacttccaACACTATCTTACCATGAGGCTGTTGATAGATTTTAGTTGCTCAGGTTTGGAGATATATAAGAGATGCTCAAAGCATTAAAAGATTACATTTCAGAAATTCAACAGCGAAAACAGTGCTCCActtatactactactactttcaCTGTAGCAGGGTGTCGGCAGAATTCTCAGAGATGTATAGTTAAAAGAAAAGGACAAGTGCAACAGTCTAGAAGCCTAGACATGGCTAGATAAAGCTAGACATACCTGTCGCCTTATATTTGACCTGAtgtcacacatgcagcagttgCACATGTTGATTTGGGGGCAGAAACATGATGAAATGACAAGACGGTCTTCAGAGGGGAAAAGTGTAAGACTCAGCCAATGACATGCTTTAATTTCACCAGAGAATTGAGAGCATTTTAAATCCCTTTTTGTCAGTTGAATTGTGTGTAGGTAGGTCATaaaggtatgttttttttttttttaaatctactttGCTTTCTCCTGTGCCACATGTTCGTCTACATTTCTCGAATAaatctgtccctctgtctcctgATTGGACAGCTGCCAAAGTGAACGGTAGTCCAGACTAGTGCACAGCAGAGCCATCTCAAATTTGGCTTGTGGCCATCACTTATTTCTCATACTGTTAAGAgaaagataaaatgataaaagtcCACTTCAAAACTGGGATCAGAGATACACTTCCTCCTCCCCGTGACTCACAGGTGGCCACATCCGAGCCTGCTGCTGCGCTCTCTTTTCTCGGTTGTGGATTTACAGTCATGCTCTGAGAAGTTTGTCACAAACATGTGCTTAAGGGGCGATGAGTGATGCCACAATGCTGGCTCTATCACAGTCAGCGTGGTAATTGCTGTTTATCATCCTGCCGTCTTTAAATCACTTGTCAGGTGCCTTTTATTTTGGACTTTCAGAGAAATCTCCATCTGCGGTGAGCAACAGCTAATGCGAGCCTCATCTGATCAAACAGACCCAAAGCCTCGTATTTGTAAAGAAATCATCAAGTTATCTGTGTGGATAATTACTATTTGCTCATTTTTGCCGTGATTTCCCTCCCTTAGGCAGACAAGGCTAAATTAGCCATGCTTTAAATGACATTACACATGAGTTTTGTTACAGGGATTATCAAAGTGCACTGTGGTTGACTGGATCAAGTCTTCTTGTTAGGCAGGCAGCCATGAATCACAGGGTAAACCCACATCAGCAAACTTTATCCACATTTGTACTTACAGACAACACAAATGATTTTGTGAGTGTGGATCTAAAAACACTTAGTTGTTGTCTTTTAAATGAGAAgcatatattgatatttttctgGATGGAtaattgatttttgtttattttgctgtcTGTTTGCCTTATGCTGATCAGCAGCTGGAGCTCTTAGCCAAACACTCCTTTTCATTTCCCACTAAACTTACTACAGGAGGCCCTTTGAAATCCCCAACATGGGAAGTTTTGTATGTAATCATTTAGAATCATTTTGAATATCAATGGGGCAGGAATGCCGAGGATCCAGTTTTAATGGGACAATAAAGGCGAACCAcaatggttttctttttttttaatggcagcaGGGATGTGGGCTCACTTTACTGCTGCCAGCTCgtaaacacattcacacctctCTTTCATTTAAATGCGGGATAAGTTATAGCacattattgaaaaaaaaaaaaaaaaaatcggggTCGACAACAACCTGCATTTGAATGGTGTCTGGGAGAGCCGAGGCCAATCCACAAACCAGCAAGAgtttaaaaagcacaaataacacacagagagaagcagtTTCTGTAGCTGTTGcgacacagcagctgtttattATCACTGACGGTAACGATGCCATGAATATAATGGTAATGATATTTTACAAAGGGCTTTAAGAAGtgaaaagcaaaagtaaaaatacagtttaacgtaaaagttgataaaaaaaattaagtgaAACAATAACTGAAAAGGAGGCCTAGTTGATCTTATTCCATGCCTCCAATTATACCATATATAAAACCACAATATCCTTATCCATATATGAACACCAATTAAATAATTTCCCCCCAAAATTACTCAACTCTAAGTAAAAATCAAACATCCAAAAAGCAAGAAATGGTCTTCTGCTCTGCGCAGCTCTTAGCCCACCGAGAGGAAAAACCCTCTCCAAGCTGATGGTCTCTCCAAGATTACCCTATCAGGTGCAAACCGCTGACATGTTTCCACCcaccaacaacaaaaaagcCTCTCTGTGCCCAAATCTCAAGCCACAGACGCACAAACACCACTGACAGGCACTGCTGCGCCATCATCAGCTCCCAAACCTCTCCAGGGatccgctgctgctgccgccgcgATTTCCACACCACTTtcttcttttgaaaaaaaaaaaaaaaaacaacaaccttttTGTATGCCTGGGTACGCTTGTTTGCCCACTTTAATCGACTTGTTTTTTGGTGGACGGGTGTTTTCTTGTCCACAGTTTTCCCCTTTGCCACAGCAGCACTTGGTAGAATAAAATGACCCATGCAAGGTGTAGAAATCCCCCGCAGGTACGGACGGAGTTGAGGAGTCTGTGATATCTGGAGCAGCAGGATTGGGATTGTGGGGAAACTTGGCTGTAGGTGCGCAAAACGCGGAGGATATTTTTTTTGAGcggaaggatttttttttttggaatctTTTCCACGCTTGGCACCAATTGACGGGGACGCTGCGGGGATTTCGGGGAGCGGAGACTCAGctgtgaaaaaataatcttCTGGATAATTTCCCCCCCAACAAGGAAGCACCTAATGTTGCACCCCgtgactctgctgctgctctccagtgATATATCCTCACACTGGGATTCAGTCTCCTACTTACCGCCGGAGTTGTGTGCGTAAAGGACGCGCAAGGGAgtgaaagcgagagagagagggagagagagagagagagagagagagagaggggggcgATTTCGCCAACCTTTCCTGGGGCTCTAAAATCTGTGGAAGCAGGTGTATTTCAGGTGTATTTCTGCAAGTCAAGATGTCTCTGCTGCCTTCGAGGTTCATATACGTGTAAGTGTTCCACATCTACGTTTGCCTTTTGCACATAAAACCATGCATTCTTACCAATAGAAGTCGCTAAAAGCTTCATATTTGAGCATTGCTTTCATTCAGGTAGGCTGCGTTTATTCTTCGTGTAATTGCCTGTGTGattcactcccctcctctcttctctctccctctctctccacataGGTGTTTACATTTTCTGGCGCTCTATTTCCAGCTACAGGTATGTTCACCCCCACATTCAACACCCTTTTTGagtatgcatgtgttttgtgtgtatgtgtaaggtttttttttttaaatttttattttttaatgtgagTTATGTCGATGATGGGTATGGGTTATTTTCAGGGTGGTCCATACAATATTCAAATATTACAATTTTTTAACTTGCTTCagtcaaatatatatacattcatatttagtGTCCTGAAGAAAAATGGGCCGATAACTGAAAAGCATAAACTACATGAAAAATAGgttataaaacaaataagaatacagcaaaaaaaaaaaaaaaaaaaaaaggggggggggggttaagaaAGCACAATACATTTACTTAAACGACGGGAGATTGTAACCACATTATGGTGCCTCACAGTGAAAAaagtgcatatatgtgtgtaaaagCAGCCAAACTGTAAAGACATTTCCCTGCATTAATATTACAGCAGTAACATCGCGACACACTGCAGCAGATTAATATGCAGTTTTGCAGTGAAGAATAATAGAAGGAATTCGGCACTGGAGAAACTCCAATCTGAAACGTATCAGCTGTTTTGCACCCGGGTTAATCTACTAATATCTACCGATCAGAACTGTTAATCTAGGGGGGGAAAATGAATTGAAACCGGTTGTTTTTAATCTGGAGTTCAAGTAGCAGTTTGCAGTATTTTACAACAGGATTGTGTCATAAATATTTTCATCCCTGGGGTTAAAAGTTGTGCTTTGAACAGATGGGCTCGTTTGGCGCTTGTTGCTTCAGTTTTTATTAGTTGCGTCTCACTTTGAACAGTAATGATTTGCAGGCACCCACTCACCTAATTGCGCGCTGTGATTCAGATAAGATGCAGAGGGCACGCTCCAAAGCTATCTGATCAGTTTATTGGTATGACGTCTTTGATCATAACATCCCACgtgctgttgttttaaattaatttctcAGTGTTGTTATAATGTTAAACTGGTTATaccgatttaaaaaaaaaaaaaaaaaaaaaagggcagatTAGATTTGATCTCTCATCCACTTCTGGGATGCATTTTCTCTCACATAAGCCTCACACAGTTGGCAACATTTGGTCATAGCtttaatatagatatatttttaaCGAATCACAAGacgtcatttttttttttttgtcagagaaAATTGAATCTAATCTAGGTGGAGCCATAAAATTTGACCTTTTGAGACAACTAAAACTCTGCAGGAGGGAAAGTTTGTTTGTAAACtgcataaaacacatttcaaggGTTGcacaagttgttgtttttcctcatgtAGTGCTGCTGGGATCACCTTGTCCAGGTCTCAGGGACAAAATAACATATCGGGGAGTACTTTTTCTGATCCAGGACTTTTTATGAAGTTTCCCAAAGACAAAATATATTAACTGGAAACCCCCCAAAACCAGAAACTGCAATGTTAAGTAAGTCGATGCTCTGATTATTCCAACAGATCTGGTGCAAAATAAGATATAGTGTCGACTGACCACTCCTCAAATGTAAGACAGGGTGAAGTTAATGCAGAATGTACACAGTTGGATTCATGAGGTGGACTGATGGATGATATTGtcagttttgctgttttaatatctgattttcatgtttgttgtGGTTTCGAGGAAAAAGTCAGATTAGATACAGGCATTTATCAAACCGAGGAAATCCATTGTGGTTATTTGAGTGCTTTCGGGCTGATGATCAAACTATGCCgaaataaccctttaatgccCTCCTGTCACGTTGCCTGTCCGTGCTGTCGGCTCATTCTGCTTCCCAGCACTGCTCCGCGCAGCTAATGGCTCTTGCATGTCatgctgtgactgtgatttcacGAGGAAAAACACCAGAAGCAACCACAGTTGGAAGTAAACTTTGAATGCACTGCCAGCATGTAAGCGAGTGTCTGTCCTTATTTGTGCGTGTGACCCTGTCTGTGTCGAGCAGATAGCAAGGTGTATCTTAGATGGATGCGACAACTAAGCTTCCTGAGTAAAGATGAGTGCCAGTCTTTTGAAGTTTCAACCATATCCGTTTTCATGCTGTGTCTTTGAAGAAAGGAGACAGAGTGATAAAAAACTGTTGTCGCTGGTGTTCACCTCAGCCATGTGCTTAGGCATGCCTTTCCCTTGACGCAAAATGCAACTGTCTACCAAACACACCTTTATGTTTGTTTAGAGATGAGGAGATGTGGGATAAATCCCTTAGCAGCCCAGTTAGGCCACGATTTGTTGTGTGTTACTTTTTTTGTCTGGCTCGTCAGCTTTGAGGTTCATTCCGGGAGAGAGTTGACAACACACGACGCTGATGTTTGGCTTTTGAAATGGTTGATTTTTAGATcagcatgtatttatttagtgttaatccagctcattttctctttgttgaAACACCTTTGGTCCCAAACTTTGTATTGGTGTTTTGTGAAGTGTGGAATTCACTTGTCAGTCATACAATTTGATTGGCACTTTGACGTCTTGTTCCTTGGATAAAAAGTCCGGTAGATTTGAGCTTTCTTTGTTCGTTCAGTCgttgtggctgctgctgctcgtgcTAACTGCTCAGCTTTTAGATTTCATCAAATGAAAGAGCATTCATGTAAATATAGTATATAGTctgtatgtatttattgatattaagTTTAATATTAAGTGAGGATGGTAACAGTGACATGCGTTGCTCTAAATTTCTCAGACTGGTGTGCTGAAGATGACCAATCCTTTGCTAGAATCAGTTCTCAGGTGTACATGTGGCTCTTTATGCAGTGAAACTGTGAATCTCTTGGCTGAGTTCTGGTTGTCCTGGTCCTGGTTAAGTTTATAGGATTAAGGAAATGCCTGAGGGTGACTATAGGGTTGAGATTATCTTTGTAAAACTACAGAATGCATTGCTAATTGGCCGTAGGTAattttgtctttgaaaaaaatgaaattattatcCATGAGTAGAGATGCATAATCTGCTACCCCCAAGAGTTTATGGGTATTAAATGTTGTCCACAATAGAAATCCTGTTAGGTTTGTAGTAAAGTcatcaccatttttttttagttttgatgtcttGAAGTCCACAAATCTGTTGAATCAGAAGTCAACACGTTTTGATATCCAGCCTCTCATTTTCTGCGCTGCCTGATGCCAAAAGTAACATTATGGGCGTGTTTCCCAAATGTCAAGATACAGAAGCTGTGTCCCACTTTAGGGGGCTGGATCCTCTGAGGTCCACATTTCGAGACTAAATACGTCATAATGAGTCAACAAAGGCTGCTTAATGCTATGTCTATCTTACAATGCGTTCAGCATTTGAGAGCAAAatctgtgtgaaagaaaagcGTAGCGTTTGTCTTTAGAAGTTGACGTCCCAACTCAAACTTCGAGGAGATTAAACCGTCACTTTTGGGAGACTGTGGAAGTCCAGCTTGAGGGATCCATCTTCATGAACCGTGTTCCTCAGAAGATTAGGCGCCTGAACTGGGGCACAACTTGTATGACACCTCGTTCGTGAGCGTCTTGTTAGGAGCCTCGATTAGATTTGTTCTCAGATCTGCAGAGCTTGTCTATTTTTCTTCTCACAGAGTTTAAGGATTTGTTCTTCCGAATCCACAATTTCTCATCACGTTTGCTACATGTCATTAATTGACTGAAGTTAGAATAACAAGCACTCAGGGTATGTAATGTGTATATAATTAGCCACCTGAGAACAGCCACATAAAAAGCCATTACTGTGCAATTACCACACCATACAGCTGGGGAAATGGGATCTTGGCGTGAACTGAGATTCCAGGGCTTCTGAAAGTATACGTTTCCTCTCGCTCTCCCACATGTTGGGTGACACAGTTGCTTTTTTGACATGCTGTCGAAGTGGAGTGtgatttcctctgtttttatgTCAGGTCTAAGGTGACTCGTAAACAGCAGGCTAGTGAATTCTTAAAGGTGGATTTGGAGAATTTGGTCCAAAAAGATCCTcttataaaagtgtttttgtggttCAAGGTGCCTCTTGCCATCTCTCAGTCTTGTCTTCCGCCGGCTGCGTTTGCTAATTTATGGACCCTACTTCGCCTGCAGGCAGATATTTGTTTGATGATAGTGCAACAGGTCTGGATGCTTCAGGTGTATAATTGCTACTGGCTTGCTTGCTTGTGGAAATGAAGTACAGGTTTCTCAATATCGCCCGGGGCACATACTATATCTCTATCTTGATATAAAGCAACAAAAGGTTGCACTATAGGCTTTGCACTTGTTCTGTGGGCTTTTTACTCAAATGGTGACTTCATTAACACATCTTGTAGCATAATTATCAGCTTGTAAATGCAATGCATATAAAATGTGCCAGTTGAGAGCGAAAAGGGAAGCATCAAAATGCCACAGCCGCAGTTTCTGGTTTCTCGGTTTTCAGCCCCTGAAGCAAAATTTTTTGACACAGGGCCCATAAAAGCAACACACATTACTATCAACACCTGTGCCGTGACGATCGCGCACTGTCTGTCTTTCGATGTTTCTTCATCATCTGTCTCACTTTCTGTGtttccctctgtctcacacCTCTGTGCAGGAGTGCCAGCAGAGCTCTGCTGATTTCAGGTTTTACATCGAGAACCACACGAGGAACCCAGATGACCTTAGCCGGAAACAAGTCCGGATCTATCAGCTCTACAGCAGAACCACAGGGAAACATGTCCAGATCTTGGGGAAGAAAGTCAACGCCAATGGAGATGATGGGGGCAAGTATGGTATGGGAGAACTCCTGTGCATCTCACTTGACACTGTAGCTAGTTTGTTAAAACAAGATTAAGAATCACCGCCACTTACCATCCAGATTTGGGTGCTTCTTGAGATGTTTTCTCACTCCTCCAGTCTCTTTGGTTGTTTACTACCCATTGTTTGGAGGTGGTTTTCCAAGCTCTGTGTTTGGCTCGAGAAAAGTGGATGGTGACTTCTGGAAGCCACCAACTACTGGTTGGCGTGGCTGGAAACATTATGAAATTGCTGACCTTGCATTGGATGTTTACTGCGGCATTTGGGTATCCAGAGCAAGTCTAATTTTATCTTGATGGATTTATAGGCCAACAGTGTTATTTTTGGCCAGGATGCCCAATATGGACTAAATCTGACTTGGCTGCAAAATATGCTTTAATGCTGCTTTTCGAGTTTTAGGTTATGAACTTATACGCTTGTGTAGAAAGTTATCCTCATCTTTACTGTCTCTTAGGGGTGAaaacatttatataatttaaatagGTGTTTTTCTACATGGCATGGGACTGTGACTGTCCATATTGAGGACAGCGACAGTAGGAATCTTTAAGTTGTATTATCTTTAAGTTAAGAATAAATGTAtaatctttcattttcttcactaCTCAGTGATTTGCAATGGGCACGTGAAATGTATGGCCCATCAGGGTGAGTCAGCTCAGTCTAGCAATGCGACGGTACTTAATTTCATGAAAATGCTTGGACTGTATGGACTTGTTCACcatttcaaatcaaaacaaatgtgatggATGTGTTAATTGATGGTCAGTGAAGCACTCTTTGATGCAGTGGCACAAACATAAGGCAGCAGGACTTGTGTTGTACTTTCCTGCAGATATTTTGCTCATAACAGCTGACTCACTGCTAGAAAATTGCTGGTCTTGAATGcctctgagtgagtgtgttcagTCACAGATGCGCCGAGGCGAAGTTTCCTCACTGCTTGTTAGAGCTTGAGTGGAAGCAGATCCAATTTTTCCCATGAGGCCTCGCCAATTCTGCCCTCCacacctcctcccccttctcccatcccccaccccctcctctatctcctcctccccatccAGCTGCAGTACCTGGCACCTGTGAACTCCTTTGCACTCACTAATAACACTCAGAAAACTACTTTCCTTACTTTAATCTACTCTCAGTCACTGCAGCTTCACGGCGGAGGGCCACAAACCACCACAGAAGACATATATTGCTTCAATGTAGACCTTTATCAACGCAAAGGCTGCATCACTGAAGCCAAAGTGCGGGTGTTACCATTCTTCTTAGGTATTAGCGTAGcatatttattacttttaagAGACTAGAACAATCCTTTTCTAGAACAATCCCTCCTAAATGATGCCTGTTGACCCCTCAGAGCAGATTGTGGGTCACAGCAAATgcttttaaactgacaaacgCTGCAGTGTGGAATTAAAAACAGgagttttcagctttttttgaCAGGTGACCCCATACTGTGGCCAGTAAATGCCTGTGGCTCCACATTGTTCATATTGCACAGAGGATTAAAACACTGCACAAGTTAAGAGGTCACTGGAAGcggaatttaaaataaaaaatttctTACAGGGTTTTCCGTATTGCCCTTTTATATATAACTATGGCCGCCATAGAAATACCCAGTATACCCATCATCACAGTGACCACTCACTGACTGGGTGCTGCTCTGTAAAATAAGCCTTCATCTTTTTTTAGActcattattgttattttaccTGCATCAGTTGACCTTCAATGAATTGTTGAAGCGTTTTGTTCATACATTTATAGACCGAGTGAAGATAGGGTTTGGACAGGGTCATGGGCAAAGGATAATTTACAGAAAGGAgaagaaatattgttttatctGATATTCTAGTTCGAGGCTTCATACTTGAGGTTGAATTTTGGGTCTCCAAGCAAAACCCACTTAAAATGAGAAGGCCAACGCGTTGACTCAAATGACTCCTGAATGCACCGTGAATGCAGCCACAGTGCGGCTGTTATCATTTTTCTTAGATATTATCGTAGCATATTCATTACTTTTAAGAGACTAGAACAATCCTTTTCCAGAACAATCCCTCGTAAGTGATGCCTGTTGGCCACTCAGAGTAGATTGTGGGTCACTGTAAAgacttttaaaatgataaacGCTGCAATGGGGAATTAAAACAGGAGTTTTCAGCTTCTTTGACAGGTGACCCCATGCTGTGGCCAATAAGTGCCTGTTTACGTGTCGATATTTTATGTTCAAACTTTTGCTGCCAGTGGAGTCTTGAGCGTGAGAACCCAGTCACTGACTGGGTGCTGTTCTGATGAAGTAAACTCACTATTTTTCATGTTTAGACTGAACAGCTCTTGCCTTGGAGGGCTTGCAATAGATATTTTCAGTGTTCTGTTCATATATTTATAGATGTAGTGAAGATAGGGCTTGGATGGAGACACGGACGAAGGATGACTTCCAGAAAGCAgggaaatattgttttatcTGATGTTCCGGGTTGCGGCGTCATAGTTGAGGTTGAATTTTGGGTCTCCATGCAAAACTGACTAGGACTGAGAAGGTCAACATGTTGTCAAATGACTCACTGATTTGACTTGAACTGCAATATCTTTTTACACATCATTTACAACACATACAAACCAGTGTTCAACCAGTGTTGTTCTTGAGGACCCAAGAAAGGTTGAGACTAATTTTTCCACTGATAAAAATTGAGAAATGCTGTTCTTGGACTCCAAATAGGAtgggaaaaacagaaatctcGTATAACAAGAGACAGAGCAACTTTTACCTTGGCTTAGTTTCACCTTTAAGACAGGTTTCCTTCTTTCCACTTTCCTCCCAAGGTTGGATTTTAGGgtagggggaggaggaggggagttACTTCTGCCCTCGAGCCCGTCCCATCCCCTTCGCCTAttcttcctctgctcccttGAGTGCTACTGAATGGCcctgtgtgttaaacaaatggATCATCTTAACTTTTTGATTGAGTGAGCACAGACTAAAGGGAACTTGAAACCTAATCCTGAGGGGCACATAACCGCTCCACAAATGTTTGGCAGATCTCTTTGCTGGTCGAGGGGCGAGCAGAGACAAAGGTGACCTCGCAGGGGTTAACATTTGggatggggaggagggagggggggggataaaAGAGCCGCCGGGATGCGTCTCGAGAGTGGGTTACTGCTGTGTCAGGTTGAAGTGATGGCGGCATTGTTGTTTTGGTGCATATATGGTAATGTATAAAGAAAGTTATACACTTTATATAcctttaaaaatttaattatttgctCTAGAGACAATCTTTTTGTTAGAAAAGAGgctaaaacaaagtgtttttccacattcACAGAAAGTCATGCAATGTCTGCGGTGCGTGTCGGGTCGAGATTACTTATATAGcctaaaatataaattaacATGCCCAGGATATTACAGAATGTTGATGGTTTCAACTATTAAAATCACTTATTTGCTGTAATCCATGATGCTACCAAAGGGAGTTTCATCGTTGGTACAATATACTCATGAAATATCAACTTAATAACCCTAAAATACCATGAACAATTTAATTAGTGTCCATTGTAGGCTAAATATTTGAATTGTCTGTGAGGCTCAATGCTTGTAAAAGCTCTGTGTTAGCCCCTCGATTGCAGAGCCTTCGGTCTGAAGGGTTCATTTATAGGACTGGCAATGTAGAAAAACATACCAGACTTGTTTAAATGCACAGGGATACTTAAACCATGTCTATGTGAGTGGAAAGACTTACAGACCCTTAACAAAgtccactttttcttttctcttccagCTCTTCTTGTTGTCGAGACAGAAACCTTCGGGAGCCACATTcgaataaaaggaaaagagagcgAACATTACATTTGCATGACCGAGAAGGGCAAAATAGTCGGAAGGGTGAGTATCTTTTGGTTTTCAATTTGGGAATATTGTAAGAACAAACAATCCTTTAGTAAAAGA
Encoded proteins:
- the fgf24 gene encoding fibroblast growth factor 24 — encoded protein: MSLLPSRFIYVCLHFLALYFQLQECQQSSADFRFYIENHTRNPDDLSRKQVRIYQLYSRTTGKHVQILGKKVNANGDDGGKYALLVVETETFGSHIRIKGKESEHYICMTEKGKIVGRPDGRKQECVFVEEFLENNYTALVSAKYKGWYLGFNRKGRPKKGSRTTQRQQEVHFMKRPPKGRVDPLEEFRFTTVTKRTRRARRLKPNSKRN